One genomic window of Branchiostoma floridae strain S238N-H82 chromosome 4, Bfl_VNyyK, whole genome shotgun sequence includes the following:
- the LOC118414830 gene encoding S-crystallin SL11-like, which yields MGSGSSTPRPKETKAKTKSKSFRFHYFDLKGRGEVVRLAFVLAGLDFDDVRHTLEEWTNMKQTGEFTGPFNQLPWLELDDGTTISQTRAILRLIAREGGFDGDTNVEAAKADEITDAVEDIKDDFFKTIFEKDDEKRASLEAEFWDNKLPTRLRQLEVLLEANNGGQGFFVGKAMTHADLDMFSLLDMLESSSKERDLLGMLGAVPLVKAHKERVATNTKIAEYLQTRKDTPL from the exons TCCTTCAGGTTTCACTACTTCGACTTGAAGGGTCGGGGAGAGGTAGTGCGCCTCGCTTTCGTCCTGGCTGGGCTGGACTTTGATGACGTCAGACATACCCTGGAGGAATGGACCAACATGAAACAGA CTGGCGAGTTTACCGGCCCCTTCAACCAGCTGCCGTGGCTGGAGTTGGACGACGGCACAACTATCTCTCAAACCAGAGCTATCCTGCGGCTAATAGCCCGAGAGGGGG GTTTTGATGGTGATACGAACGTGGAAGCGGCTAAAGCAGACGAGATAACGGACGCTGTTGAAGATATCAAAGATGACTTCTTCAAGACGATCTTTGAAAAAGATGACGAGAAGAGG GCATCACTGGAAGCTGAATTCTGGGACAACAAACTGCCAACCAGACTGAGGCAGTTAGAGGTGCTTCTGGAAGCGAACAATGGCGGACAGGGTTTCTTTGTTGGGAAGGCG ATGACTCATGCGGATCTGGACATGTTTTCGCTGCTGGACATGTTGGAAAGTTCTTCCAAGGAACGGGACCTCCTGGGCATGTTGGGCGCCGTTCCGCTGGTCAAGGCGCACAAAGAACGAGTGGCTACCAACACGAAGATAGCGGAGTACCTCCAGACTAGGAAAGATACACCTTTATAA
- the LOC118414861 gene encoding uncharacterized protein LOC118414861, translating to MSIPQIEADLVTSQLSLKLWNCVLEPVLEDLGPDYLGDENDTGLDNIPEGVRQVQRTIRSLGIPQSEYVRSTPCNLVLLHTFKRHLSSVRHSLTVMRTGMQAHAQ from the exons ATGTCCATCCCCCAG ATCGAGGCGGACCTGGTGACCAGTCAGCTGTCCCTGAAGCTGTGGAACTGTGTCCTGGAGCCGGTGCTGGAGGACCTGGGGCCGGACTATCTTGGGGACGAGAACGACACTGGACTCGACAACATACCAGAGGGCGTTCGTCAAGTCCAGCGCACG ATCCGTTCCCTTGGGATTCCCCAGTCGGAGTATGTCCGCTCCACCCCCTGCAACCTGGTCCTTCTGCACACCTTCAAGCGTCATCTGTCCTCAGTCCGCCATAGTCTCACGGTCATGCGCACCGGCATGCAGGCGCACGCGCAGTAA